GGGTGTTTCACCTGTAAATTATCAGGCACCCGTAAATAGTCCGGCACCCGCGCCGATGGTTGCACCCGTTTTCAACCCGCCGCCGGTTCAGGCCGCTCCCGGAGCCAATCTGATAATCTCGTATTATTCAGAGCATCCGCGCGTTTTCCTCATTTCGACTATCCTTGCCACGGGCGCTAGCTACCAGTATTCGCACGGTCAGTCCATGGCATTTAATCTGATGCCGGGTCTCCATCCCATCGATTTCAAGATCGGCAAGAGGACTTACAGAAGAGAGATACTCATAAATCCTAACCAGGAACCTGTAAGAGTAGTTGCTTCCTGGGGCAGAGGCACTGCCAGGATAAGCATTTTAAATCCGTCCCAGCCGGGAAATGCTCCAATAATGTACGTTTGATCAAACGCACCTCCGGGTGCGTTTTTTATGTGGTGGTGTATTTGGTTGTCTATTTCGGGCAAAACAGACAACCATTTAGACGACTTTTGGCAAAAATCGTCTTTTTGGTTGCCTCTTACAGGTCGAACACATGACCAAATAGACGACCATGGAGCGAGCCACTAAATTTTGCCACACTTCCAAATTTGAAAATTCACACAAAAGGTGTAAAAATACACTAAACAGGAACGATAATAACGCGCCAGGAGAAAGGCACCCTATGAAACGCGAAGAGTTCATTAAGGCAGCAAGCAGCAAGCTTAAGCTCATCAGAACTGAGTATGGAATTACCCAGGAGACGATGAGTGACATGCTCGGCGTTTCGAAAAAGACTCTTGTTGAGACCGAGAAGGGCAGACGTGATCTTTCCTGGACGGAAGTAATTGCCCTGGTGACGGTTTTCGAGAAGAGCGAGGTGCTCCAGGGAATAACCGGCGGCGATACCGGTGACATCATCCACGCACTGGCCTTTGAAGACCGGCACATACAATATCCCTCAACAATGGGCGGAAAAGTATGGTGGCGCGTGATCGATGAGAAAGACGGATATAAACTCCAGCAAAACTACGTAACAGGACATTACAGGCTCCTTGATAAGGATGACTGCAGGCTGATCTCTTCGTTCAACAGGAACGAAGTCGAAGAATACAGGGATTCTCTAGGGAGGTAATTATGGAATACTTGCTCTTGGTGATAGGTATAGTCATGTTTGCCGCACCGCCGGTTTTCTTTGTTGTCTGCCTGGTCAATGCGATAATTCACGCAAGAAAATATAAGAAAGGTAAGGAGAACAAGACAGCAGCTATGACGTACGGCATTATCTCAGGCTGTGCATTCTCCTACCTCGTTGTTGAAGCATTATTGATAATCTGGTTCGCCGAAGGTATTGCGCACATGTAAGGCCTTGCGGCAGAAAATGAATAATATGGAGGAGTAAAAATGGAAATCTTATCAGCACTAACGATGGCAGTGAACACTTGGGAGAGGATAGCAAACTCCCTTATGTCCTTTGCAATTTTCGGAACCATACCGATTGCCTTTATCGTTTTTCTGATCCTGTTCATTAAAGCGGTCTGGGATGTGAAGAAAAAGGGTGCCGGGAAGACAAAAGCCGTAGTATTTGGCTGCATTTCAGGATATTTCCTGCTCGGTGTCATTGCCGAGGTAGCTTTTATGCTGCTTCTTGCGTCTGCAGTTGCACACATGTGAGGCACTGATTATGAAAGACAAGACATTTATCACGATACTCGCAATTGTAATGGTCATCGGAATCGGCGTAACGGTCGGTCTCATGATCCACGGATACCAGCTCTGGCAGCAGATATCCATCGTAGAAATGATCGCAAATTGGGGTTAAAACATGGATAAGAAGAAATTAGGAAAGCAATTAGCTGTAATTGCACTGGTCATCGCGCTTTTCGCGGGATTGGACACAGGGATCTACCAGTTATTTATTAAGAGAGTCATAAGCCATCACTCGCCCGGCATGCAGAAGATGAGCGTTGAGGTCGGAAATTACGTGCCTTTCACAGGGTCCGAAAATGTTTACTCCGTAAAAGATGCTCCTAAGCTCAAAGGCGACATCCCGGTAATCGACGGCGCGGCTGCACTACTTCCGGTCTATGCTGGATTTGTTGAGAGCATCTATCCTGAGAGCTCGGTCAAGTTTAACGGCGAGGACTACGATGCTTCAAGCGCAATGCATTATACGAATACCAGAGGCGCATACAAGGACATCGTCGACGGCAAAGCTGACATAATCATATGCGCGCAGCCTTCTGACGAGCAGCTCGCATATGCTAAGGAAAACGGTGTCGAACTGGAGATGGTTCCGATCGGCTCTGACGCATTCGTATTTATCGTAAATAACAATAATCCTGTATCCGACATCACGATTCAGCAGATCCAGGGAATCTACTCAGGCGAGATCACGAACTGGAGTGAACTGGGCGGCAAGAACCAGCCTATCGCAGCAATGAGAAGAAATAAGAACAGCGGCTCGCAGACCGCTCTCGAAAAGATAATGGGCGACATTCCGATCAAGCCTGACTACACGGCGCTTTTCGGAAGTCCGATCGGATTCTCGTTCAGATATTACGTAACAGGAATGTTAGGCGAGGGCGGAGTTAAGATCCTTACGATCAACGGGATCGCTCCGACGGCTGAGACTATCGCCGACGGTTCATATCCTATCGCAGGCAACATCTATGCTGTCTACAGAAAAGGTGAGACAAACGAAAACGTCTATAAGGCGATCGAGTTCATGAAATCATCTGAAGGACAGAAGATAGTAGAACAGAGCGGATACATTCCTCTCAGTTGATAAAAAGGAATAGCGGGAAAAGAAAAAGGCGTCCGGTTTCCCGGACGCCTTTAAGTTTGCCTGTGGCAAATGATTACATGTTATTTGCAACGCCAGCAGCTGCTGCAACAGCAACAAGGATAATCATGATGATGCCGAGGATGATTGAAAGGATAAGACCGATGATAGATGTGATCTTACCAACCTTTGTGAATGTGTTCTGAACGCCTTCCTTCTTGCACTGACCGCCAAGAACGAGGCTGACGATTGCAGGAATAAGACCTAAACCATAGCATTCACTTAAAACGATAGAAGCAATACCGCATGCCATGCAAGCGATTGACTTACCCTTAGACTGACCCTGTACAGGTGTGTTTTCTGCCATAATAATGACCCTCCAGAAATATTTTTCCAGGAATATGTGTGAAGCATAATCCTTATCCGAAAATGATTTTATCAAAACAACATGAAAACCTTATATAGAATTCCAAACAAAAGGAAATGCGTAAAATACTAAAAAATCTGCCTTTTTGGCGATTGCAATTATTAAAATATCAAACATATCAGACATTTACTTTTTTGGTAATAAATGCAATAATTTCAGCAGTGCACGCATTTTATGCACAAAAATAAGGAGGGTTATCATGAATACTACAAAAAACAAGCAGATTACAGCATTGATTTTAGGTATCGCTTCGCTCGTTATCCCGAACATCGGTTCTACAATCACTAACGCAATCGATACATCTACTAACAGCGGTTCTATGACAGCTGGTATCGTTATCATTATTGCAACATTGGCAGCTATCGTTGTTGGTATCATCGGCATCATCAAGTCTGCAGGCGCTAGAAAAGAAGCTAAGGAAGCTGGTGAAAAGCAGATCCTTGCTACAATCGGTCTTGTCCTTTCTATCGTTGGTACAGTTGAGAGTGCTATCATGTTCTTCGCATGTGGTCTTTGCATCGCTTGTGTAGCTTGCGCTGCAGCTTCCACAATGGGCTGATGACAAAAAACTGAAAACTGTTAAAAAAGAAGACAGTTGCTTATTTTTAAGCAACTGCCTTTTTTGTAAAGAGACATTATGTATCCATTTGTAAATATATTCGGAAGAACCATAGGAACTTACGGGATAATGGTAGGCATCGGCATTATCGTTACCGGTATAGTCTTCCTCTTGATCTTAAGGAAAAAGGAAGTCTACCTGGAAGATGCAGCCATGACGGGCCTGTTTTTCGCAGCCGGAGCCGTAATAGGATCCCACATAGTCTATGGACTTACCAATACGACAAAGATCATCGATCTGTTCAGGCACATGAGCGAATACAGCTTTATTGAATTCATGAAGCTTTTGTTCGGCAGTTACCTGGGCGGAATGGTATTCTACGGCGGCCTTATCGGAGGCCTCATTGCGCTTCTGATCGCGAATAAGGTTTCCCAGAAATATTTCAGGGGAGACGTGATGTTTGATGGCGTTGCCATCGTAATCCCGCTGTTTCATACATTCGGAAGAATAGGGTGCTTTTTAGGCGGCTGCTGCTTTGGCATGGAGTGCAAATTCGGTATTACCATTCATAACAACACGCTCTATCCGGCCATTAATGACGTTAACAGACTGCCGATCCAGCTTATCGAGGCCGGCTGCAATTTTATTCTTTTCTGGGTGCTTTTGTTCCTGTATAAGAATAACAAGTTCCCAAAGCGCCTTATCATCGTGTATCTATTCGCATATCCGGTCATCAGATTCATTGACGAATTCTTCAGAGGCGATGATATCAGAGGATTCCTGTTCGGCCTTTCCACGTCGCAGATCATAAGCATATTGCTCTTTGCGTTTGCGACAGTCTTTACGATAATTGATCTGAAAAAGCGAAAAGACACACCCGTTAATACAGAACAGGCATAAAAATTACCATTTATTGATTTATTTATAAACAAGATGGCTTATCAGGGCCGTCCGTGTTATCCTTAATGTGCATAGGAAATCAGCTGTCACACCTGTTTCCCGTGCGCTACAACTTTATAGATTAATTGACTCTGACGGCAAGGTTGATCCCGAGCGGGAATAGTCTTTGGATATTGCATGTAAAACATGCGCGTATTGGGCTTCTTTATCGTCAGGTATCAGATGATAGAGGAGTTTTTTTATGCTTAAGATCGCAATCTACGGTAAAGGCGGTATAGGTAAGTCGACGGTCACATCTAATCTGTCTGCTGCCTTTGCAAGTATGGGGAAGCGCGTAATCCAGATAGGATGTGATCCCAAAGCCGATTCCACTATCAATCTTTTAGGCGGCAAACCGCTTAAGCCTGTTATCGAGATCCTTAAAGAAGGTGTTGATCCTACATCGGCAAAGGAAATCTCGCAGGAAGGTTTTGGCGGAGTGCTCTGCATCGAGACGGGCGGTCCTACGCCCGGTCTTGGCTGTGCCGGCAGAGGTATCATTGCAACTTTCAATCTTTTGGATGAACTCGGATTATTTGAAGAATACAAGCCGGACGTTGTTCTGTACGACGTTCTTGGTGACGTTGTCTGCGGAGGTTTTGCAGCTCCGATCAGGGAAGGTTATGCCGAGCAGGTACTGATCGTTACGTCAGGTGAGAAGATGGCTCTTTATGCGGCAAACAACATCTGCCAAGCGGTAAGGAACTTTGAGGACAGGGGTTATGCAAGTGTAAAAGGCCTGATCCTTAACAAGCGCAACGTCCCCGGCGAAGACGAGAAGGTCAGCGAATTTGCAAAAGATCACAACGTGGATATCGTTGCGGTAATTCCCAGAAGCGATGACATTACGCTCTGCGAGGATAAGGGAATGACAGTTGTGGAGGGAGCCGGCGATTCTGAGGCAGCTCAGAAATTCATCGATCTGGCAAAACTCCTTCTGAAAGGGTGAACCTATGAAGCACGAAGCGGTCTGCTACACAGCTGAAGAGGTTTTAAAGAGGGGAAAGAGCGATATCCCTTCTGAACTGCTGTCCGGCAACAGCCTTGTATACAGTTCACCTGCAACACTTGCTTATAACTCTCCCGGCGCTGAAGGCTTCGGTGTTAAGCGCGCGGGATTAAGTGTGCCCGAATCGGTAATGCTTATCGTTGCTCCCGGATGCTGCGGAAGAAACACCTCTCTTATATCTTCGATGCCTGAATACAAAAACAGATTCTTCTATCTTGAGATGAGTGAACCTGATCTTGTAACGGGACGCCATTTGAACAAGATACCTGACGCGATCGGTGAAGTGCTGACTTTCCTCAGAGATAACGGCAAGAAGATCCCCAGGGTTATCATGATATGCATCACATGCGTTGATGCACTTTTAGGCACCGACATGGACAGAGTCTGCCGCAAGGCTGAAGATGAGCTGGAAGGAAGTGAGTTCGAAGGCGTAAAGGTGCGTCCTTGCTATATGTATGCGCTTACAAGAGAAGGACGCCGCCCGCCGATGGTCCATGTAAGACAAACAATCTATTCGCTTCTTGAACCCATGGAAAAGGATCCCCGCTCCGTAAATATCATCGGAGGTTTTGCACCTCTCGAAAACACCGAGCTCATAGAATACCTGAAGCTTGCAGGGATCCGCAATATCAGACAGATCTCTACATGCAAAACGTACGAAGAATTCCTTCAGATGGCAAGCGCCAACTTCAATATCGTCATCGATCCTGAAGTCCGCGCAGCTGCTGAAGACATGAATAAGAACCTTAATATTCCGTATGTCGAACTTACGAGAGTTTACTCTACGGATAAGATTTCTTCACAGTATAAGGCGCTCGCAAGTGTCACAGGTATCGACATCATAGACAGTGAGGAAAAAGCAGAAGCTGATGAAGCGATCGCAAGACTTAAGGAGGCTTTTCCGGATCTTACAGTCAACATCGGAGAGTGTGCAAATGCCAATGCGTTTGAATTAGCGTTAAGCCTTACGAGAATGGGATTTAAAGTCGATGAGATCTATTCGGTCCTGGCTCCGGAGAACTTCGTTTATGTGAAGAACCTGGCGCAGCTCTCACCTGATACAAAGATCTACTGCAATATGGAGCCTACAATGCTCTACTACAAGATCTCACAGTCAAAGGCTCACGTAACTGTCGGCAAGGATGCGAAGTTCTATTGCCCCGATATTCCGAATGTCGCCTGGAACCAGGATACGAGACCTTTCGGATATCAAGGAGTAAGGGATCTGATGAATAAGATTTTCGAAGCGTTAACGGAGGCAAAAGCATGAAGGGATTAAGGAAAGTTCTTACACCTTTTGCTCCTGATCAGTCAGGTGCTTCCGGTGTGCTTTATTCAATGGGTGCGCTCATTGTAATCATCGATGCGGGCGGATGCACGGGCAACGTATGCGGATTCGATGAACCCAGATGGCACGAATCACGGAGTGCGATTTTCTCGGCAGGACTCCGCGACATGGATGCGATATTGGGAAGAGATGAACTTCTTGCAGCGAAGATCAAGTCTGCAGTTGAGAGGATCGATACATCGTTTGTTGCCGTTATCGGTACGCCTGTTCCGGCAACGATCGGTACAGATTACAAAGCTCTTAAGAAACTGATCGAGAGCAAGGTCGATATTCCTGTGGTTCCTGTTAAGACGAACGGGATGAAGCTTTATAACGAAGGCGAGAAGGAAGCATACAAAGCGCTTATCGATGAGTTCGCTGAAAATGTTCCTTCTGCAGCTAAAGCCCAGATCGTTCTCGGTATGACACCTCTTACATACGGCAAGGATCACATCGATCTTTCAATCGATGACATCAGAAGTATCAAGGGTGCGGAAAAACTCATTGCAGCATCGTCCTCCGGAATAGATGCATGTGAATACTTAGGAAGAGATTTTGAGATCGTAAGCCCTGCCTATAAGAACAACATTCCTGAAGGAATCAAAGGAAAGACTCTTGTCTGCCACGATGAAGTTGTCGGCAAGACATTAAGAGATGCAGGCGTTGATTTGGATATTGCGACCTTCTTTAAGCTTCACGATTCTGTTAAACAGGCGGGCGATAAGAAGATCACTGAAGAAGATGAGTTTATCGAGATGGTAAGGACAGGCGGCTACGACACGGTCGCTGCTGATATCTGTCTCAAAGAACTGGTGCCTGATTACGAGGGTAACTGGGTTGACTTGAAGTGTTTTGCAATAAGCGGGAGATACTGATTTGGTAACGAAGCGCATTAAAGTTTACGGCATAGTCCAGGGTGTCGGATTCAGACCGACAGTCGCAAGACATGCTGCTTCTCTTGGAATAAAGGGAAGTGTGTCTAACCTTGGCCCTTATGTCGAGATCTATGCGCAGGGCGAGGAGTCTGAAGTTGACAGATTCATCGATCTGATCAGGACCAGGCCGCCGAAGCGTGCAGCGGTCCTGAAGATGGATGTCAAAGTTGAGGACGCTCCTGTTTACGAAGATTTCAGCATTATCGAGAGCGCGAAAACAGCCGGCGAGATCTTCGTATCTCCGGACATTGCAATCTGTGATGAGTGCCTTGAGGAACTTTTCGATAAGAACAACAGAAGATATCTGCATCCGTTCATTAACTGCACATGCTGCGGTCCGAGACTTACTATTCTTGATGCACTGCCTTATGACCGCGAACGCACATCGATGAAAGAATTCCCGATGTGTCCTGACTGCGAAAAGGAATACTACGATCCTGCCACGAGAAGATATGACGCGCAGCCTGTATGCTGCAATAAATGCGGACCTGAAGTTTTTATCCTTGATGATGAAGAGAAGCGTAAGGGACGCGAAGCAATTACATATGTGCGCAAGGTAATTGCAGACGGCGGTATTGCCGCAATAAAAGGAATCGGCGGATTCCATCTTGCCTGCAATGCATACGATAACGATGCGGTTAAGAGGCTGCGTGAGCTCAAGCACCGTCCTTCCAAGCCTTTTGCACTCATGATGAGAAACGAAGAAGAGGTCCTGAAGAACTGCTATATAGAAGATTACCAGCGCGGCATCCTGACGGGCCATCAGAAGCCGATAATCCTGCTTAAGCGCCGCGAAGATTCAATGCTCGCAGAACAGGTTGCACCTGATAATCCGATGCTCGGCTGCATGCTTCCTTACGCTCCTGTTCAGAGCCTTATCTTCGATTACGATGACGATATAAAGATGCCTTCATGCCTCGTTATGACGAGCGGCAATCTCTCCGGTCTCCCGATATGCAGGAATGACGATGATGTAAGAGCTGAGATCCGATCTTACTGTGATGTGGTCCTTACCCATAACAGAAAGATCAACATCAGGGCAGACGATTCTGTCATGGATTTTTATGAAGGCAAGCCCTACATGATCAGACGCTCGAGAGGCTATGCTCCGCTCCCGTACATGATGACCAGACAGTTTAAAGGTTCCGTCATAGCTTACGGCGGCGAACTTAAGAATACCTTCTGCGTTGCAGTCAACAGTCTTATGTATCCTTCGTCCTACATCGGAGACCTGACTGATCTTAAGGGCAAGAACGCTCTTAAGGAATCTGCTGAAAGAATGCTGGACCTTCTGGAAGCAAAACCTTCTTATGCGGTATGCGACCTGCACCCTTTGTACAATTCTTCTGCAGCTGCTGAAGAATCAGGCCTGCCGCTTATCAGGGTCCAGCACCACTATGCACATATACTCTCATGCATGGCAGAGAACGATTATACAGGTGAAGTGATCGGCATCTCTCTGGACGGAACGGGTTATGGTACTGACGGCACGATCTGGGGCGGCGAGATACTGAAGTGCAATCTCGACGGTTTTGAACGTGCGGGCCATATCAGGCCGTTCCTTCATACAGGCGGCGATATTGCTTCAAGAGAAGGGTTCAGGATCGCCATATCGATGCTCATCGATATATTTGGCGATGATGCAGAATCAAAGTGCAGTGATCTGGGCCTGATAAGGCAGGGAACATTCAAGACTTATAAAGTCATGCACGATAACAGGATCAACACCTCTGTATCCACAAGCTGCGGAAGGCTTTTCGATGCAGCGGCAGCAATACTCGGGATCAGGTATGAACAGAGCTTTGAAGGTGAAGCTGCAACAGCTCTTGAATTCAAGGCTATGGAATATGAAAGGGATAAAGATATCGGCACTATGGATCTGATCGACGGCGATGTGATCGCGACAGACAGGATCATCCGGTATCTGACAGAAGAGAAACTTAAGGGAACTGACATAAGAAAACTCGCATATGCCTTCCACTATATGCTGGCTAAAGGTGTAGCTCAGATGGCTATGGCTAAGTCTGACGGTATAAAGACTGCCGCGCTGAGCGGAGGGTGTTATCAGAATAAGCTCCTGACCAGACTGACTGAGCAGGAGTTAAAAGAAAACGGCTATAACGTATTGCTCCACTCGATGGTTCCGCCGAATGACGGCGGAATAGCGTTGGGGCAGGCGCTTTACGGGATGCATAAAGTAAATGATCAGGAGGATAGATAAATGTGTGTAGGTTTAGCTGCAAAGATCATCAGTGTTAAGGATGGTGTTGCCATGGTCGACTGCACGGGCGCGAAAAGGGAGATCTCCGCTGAGCTCCTGGATGACCTGGAACCCGGAGATTATGTCATGGTTCATGCAGGCTGCGCAATCGCCAAGATCACTGACAACGACAAATCAGAGACTGAGAAAGTATTAAAGGAGAATCTGGTATGACAAGTATCAACAGTACTGCTGATATGAGAAGATACCTTGAGACTTACGACGGACCTGCCGTAAGGATCATGGAAGTCTGCGGTACGCATACTCATGAGATCTTCAGGCAGGGAATAAGAAAGTTCCTGTCTCCCAAGATCAATCTTATCTCAGGTCCCGGATGCCCGGTGTGCGTAACTCCTGCGGCATATATCGATGAGGCTGTTTATCTGGCACTCGAGAAAGGCTGCACAGTAACGACTTTCGGAGATCTTGTAAGAGTTCCGGGAAATGTTAAGAGCCTTCAGAAGGCAAGAGCCGAAGGCGGAAAAGTAAAGATCGTCTATTCTCCGATCGATGCGGAGAAATATGCCAAGGACCATCCTGAAGAGCAGGTCGTTTTCCTTTCCGTGGGATTCGAGACAACGACACCCTCTGATGTTATTGCCGTAAAGAATACAGTAAGAGACGGGCTTGATAACTTTTCGCTCCTTACAGCGAACAAGACCATGCCGGGTGCTTATGAAGCTATGGCATCTTCGACAGATGCATACCTTTATCCCGGCCATGTTCATGCGATCATCGGAACGAAGCTCTGCCGTGACCTTGCAGAGCGCGGTGTAAGCGGAACCATTGCAGGCTTTACAGGCGATGAGCTTCTCGCTGCGCTTGCGGTAACCGTAAAGAATGTTTCCGAAGGCAAGCCGTTCTTTGTTAATGCATATCCGAGAGTGGTAACAGATGAGGGAAGTCCTGCTGCTGTTGCGCTCGTTGATAAATTCATGAAGCCCTGTGATGCCGAATGGCGCGGTATCGGCGTGATACCGGATTCAGGTGTTGAACTCAGGGATGAATATGCGGCTTACGATGCCAGAAAGAAGTATTCGGTACCGAAGATGGAGTTTGAACGCAAGACGGCATGCAAATGCGGAATCGTTCTTCAGGGAAAGATCCTGCCTTCGGAGTGTCCGCTTTTCGGAAAGGCATGCAATCCGGATCACCCTGTCGGAGCATGCATGGTATCTGACGAAGGCGCATGCTCTGCATTCTATATGTACGGAGGACAGTCATGAAAGAAGTAATAACATTGGCTCACGGAAGCGGCGGAAGAAAGACATCCGAGCTTATCGGTGAGATATTCAAGAAGAATCTCGGAAACGAGTATTTCACTGCAGACGATGCGGCAGTCCTTCCCAGACCCGAAGGCCGTATCGCAATGTCGACAGACGGCTTTATTGTATCGCCATGGAAATATCCGGGCGGCAACATCGGAAGACTTGCTGTATGCGGCACGGTAAATGACCTTGCATGCATGGGCGCCAAGCCCCTTTATCTCACATGTTCCTACATCATCGAGGAAGGACTCCCGATCGAAGATCTGGAACTGATCGCAAAGACGATGGGTGAGACCGCAAGAGAAGCCGGAGTAAATATCGTTGCAGGCGACACGAAGGTTGCGGGCAAAGGCCAGGTCGATAAGATCTTTATCACCACAGCAGGTGTGGGCGTCATCGGCGAAGGCATCAACACATCCGGAAAGTTTGCTAAGCCGGGCGATAAGATAATCGTAACAGGTGATGTCGGAAGACACGGAACAGCTATCCTTCTTGCCCGTGACGAATATGGCATTGAAGCAGATGTAACTTCCGACTGCGCGCCCTTGTGGGAGCCTGTAAGAAGAGCGCTCGAAGTATGCCCTGAGATGCACGTTATAAGAGATGCCACGAGAGGCGGCGTCGGAACTGTTCTTTATGAGATCGCAGATGAGGCAGAGGTCGGCATCAGGGTCGACAGGACAAGCGTTCCGGTAGCTCCTGAAGTCAGCGGCGTAACGGGTCTTCTGGGATTAGAGCCTCTGTATCTTGCATGCGAAGGCAGAATGGTAATGATCTGCCCTGCGGAAAAAGCACAGGCAGTTGTTGATGTCCTTAAGGGTACAAAGTACACTGAAGGTGCAACGATAATAGGCGAAGTAACTGAAGAAGAGACCGGAAGAGTAGTCATGACGACTGAAGTCGGCGGACAGACATATCTTCCCAAGCCCGGCAACGAACTGCTGCCAAGAATTTGCTAAGGAGCGTTTATGGAAACAAGAGTAGCTGCAATCTCGATAATCGTAGAGAATCCTGAATCAGTTGAGAAGCTTAATGCCCTTCTTCACGAGGCCGGAAAATACATCATCGGGAGAATGGGCGTGCCCTACCGCGAGAAGAACATCAGCATCATCATGATCGCCATCAACGCGCCCCAGGATTACATCAGCGAGATAACAGGAAAGATCGGACGTCTTGACGGAGTTAACGTAAAAACATCTTATGCCAACGTCAAGTGATGAAAGTGTGAGGATCGGCAACGCCGTATTCCCCAAACCGTTTGCAAACGGGCTCGAGTTCAACGCGCCCGCTCACGGCACTTGGAATATAGTGCATATCGGGTTCAGGATACCTGAGGCTCATCAGATATACATCTGCGCTGATAACTGTCTGCGCGGTGTTGTCATGACAGCAGCCGAGATGGGCGAACTCGGACGGTTCTCCTCCGTTGTCCTTGAAGAAGATGACATGACACATTCGGGAAGGATAGAAGAGACTACAATAGAAGGTGTTACCGACTGTCTTAGGAAACTTCCGAAGTTACCTCCGGTGGTGATAGTCTTCCCGGTATGTGTCCACCGTTTTATGGGTTGTGACATCGGATTTATTTACAAGGAGCTCGAAAAGCGTTTCCCGGATGTCATTTTCGTAAGAGGCTTCATGGATCCGGTAATGCAGAAACGCGGCACGACTCCTGACCAGAGACTTCGCAAAGCAATGTCAGACATCATTCCTTCTCTGCCTGCCAATAAAGATACTGTGGCATTTGCGG
The window above is part of the Ruminococcaceae bacterium R-25 genome. Proteins encoded here:
- a CDS encoding putative iron-only hydrogenase system regulator, which encodes METRVAAISIIVENPESVEKLNALLHEAGKYIIGRMGVPYREKNISIIMIAINAPQDYISEITGKIGRLDGVNVKTSYANVK
- a CDS encoding hydrogenase expression/formation protein HypD; the encoded protein is MTSINSTADMRRYLETYDGPAVRIMEVCGTHTHEIFRQGIRKFLSPKINLISGPGCPVCVTPAAYIDEAVYLALEKGCTVTTFGDLVRVPGNVKSLQKARAEGGKVKIVYSPIDAEKYAKDHPEEQVVFLSVGFETTTPSDVIAVKNTVRDGLDNFSLLTANKTMPGAYEAMASSTDAYLYPGHVHAIIGTKLCRDLAERGVSGTIAGFTGDELLAALAVTVKNVSEGKPFFVNAYPRVVTDEGSPAAVALVDKFMKPCDAEWRGIGVIPDSGVELRDEYAAYDARKKYSVPKMEFERKTACKCGIVLQGKILPSECPLFGKACNPDHPVGACMVSDEGACSAFYMYGGQS
- a CDS encoding hydrogenase maturation carbamoyltransferase HypF — encoded protein: MVTKRIKVYGIVQGVGFRPTVARHAASLGIKGSVSNLGPYVEIYAQGEESEVDRFIDLIRTRPPKRAAVLKMDVKVEDAPVYEDFSIIESAKTAGEIFVSPDIAICDECLEELFDKNNRRYLHPFINCTCCGPRLTILDALPYDRERTSMKEFPMCPDCEKEYYDPATRRYDAQPVCCNKCGPEVFILDDEEKRKGREAITYVRKVIADGGIAAIKGIGGFHLACNAYDNDAVKRLRELKHRPSKPFALMMRNEEEVLKNCYIEDYQRGILTGHQKPIILLKRREDSMLAEQVAPDNPMLGCMLPYAPVQSLIFDYDDDIKMPSCLVMTSGNLSGLPICRNDDDVRAEIRSYCDVVLTHNRKINIRADDSVMDFYEGKPYMIRRSRGYAPLPYMMTRQFKGSVIAYGGELKNTFCVAVNSLMYPSSYIGDLTDLKGKNALKESAERMLDLLEAKPSYAVCDLHPLYNSSAAAEESGLPLIRVQHHYAHILSCMAENDYTGEVIGISLDGTGYGTDGTIWGGEILKCNLDGFERAGHIRPFLHTGGDIASREGFRIAISMLIDIFGDDAESKCSDLGLIRQGTFKTYKVMHDNRINTSVSTSCGRLFDAAAAILGIRYEQSFEGEAATALEFKAMEYERDKDIGTMDLIDGDVIATDRIIRYLTEEKLKGTDIRKLAYAFHYMLAKGVAQMAMAKSDGIKTAALSGGCYQNKLLTRLTEQELKENGYNVLLHSMVPPNDGGIALGQALYGMHKVNDQEDR
- a CDS encoding hydrogenase expression/formation protein HypE gives rise to the protein MKEVITLAHGSGGRKTSELIGEIFKKNLGNEYFTADDAAVLPRPEGRIAMSTDGFIVSPWKYPGGNIGRLAVCGTVNDLACMGAKPLYLTCSYIIEEGLPIEDLELIAKTMGETAREAGVNIVAGDTKVAGKGQVDKIFITTAGVGVIGEGINTSGKFAKPGDKIIVTGDVGRHGTAILLARDEYGIEADVTSDCAPLWEPVRRALEVCPEMHVIRDATRGGVGTVLYEIADEAEVGIRVDRTSVPVAPEVSGVTGLLGLEPLYLACEGRMVMICPAEKAQAVVDVLKGTKYTEGATIIGEVTEEETGRVVMTTEVGGQTYLPKPGNELLPRIC
- a CDS encoding hydrogenase maturation protein HypC: MCVGLAAKIISVKDGVAMVDCTGAKREISAELLDDLEPGDYVMVHAGCAIAKITDNDKSETEKVLKENLV